The Candidatus Latescibacter sp. DNA window AGGGTTCTGGTGAACGGCTTTTCGGCGTACAGGTGCTTTCCCGCAGCAACGGTATCAATAATCATCCGGGCGTGCCAGTGTTCGGGAGCGGCCATGATTACCGCATCGATATCCTTGCTTTCCAGCATTTCCTGGTAGGTGAGATAGCGCTTTGCTTCCCCCAACCCCTTTTTGCCGCCGCCGGGACGCACCGTATTCTTCGAGGCTTCGATGCCACGCTCGGCCCGGATATCGAATACGTCACATACGCCGGTGACCGCGATATTCAAATCCTCCTGGCCCAGGAAATCCGCCAGGGCTGTATCCTTGCGGTTCTTCAGCGCATCTTGCTTTTTCTGGTCGGTCCATTCGGGATGGGCGAATCCGGCGGCCCGCATCACCGCCTCTCCGCGACCCCCGCAGCCGATTACCCCCACCCGGACAAGCTCGCCGGACTTTTTAAAGGTGGTTTTAGGAAGTACAGCCGGCGCCTTTTTATCCAGGCCCAGCTCCGCCAGCACTTCCTGTTTTTTATAGCTTTCGATGGCCTGTTTCTTCCCCAGCTTGTAGAAGAACACCCCAAGAACCGGCACAGTCGCCAGGGCTTTCAGGACATCCCGGCGGCCCAGGCTCATCATTCCCCCGGTTTCCGGTGTTTTCTCTCTATCCATGTTCAGCGATTCTTCATTCATGTGAATTTTCTCCGTGTGAACTCACCCCATAATCCCCTCTCTTGCAAGCAATAGAGGGGAAAACCCAGATTTATTTTTAAAAAAGAAGTACCATGGAAAGGGGATAATTACAAAAATTTTTTCTTTATCGGCTCACTCACCCGCGCAAGTATTCTGTCCAGCCCGATGATCGAGCCGGTGGGAAATACAATCAGCACAACAAGCGCGAACATCTCGACCAGGTTCTTGCTGACAATCATATAGCTGCCTTCCGGAGGCATCGAATAGGTGTAACCAATGAACGGCGGGTTGCATACATAGTATAAAACCAGGAGCAGCACCCCTGCGACGCTCGAAATCCGGGTAAAAGCGCCCACAATCAGTCCAAGCCCTACAGCAATCAGCCCCCAGATATTCATGAAATCGACCAGCTTCAGCAAGACCGGATTGGATGCCATCCCGATGAAAATGTTGGAAAAAATCCATTTCGATTCCAGGAGATAGCTGGCCGCAGTCCAGTGCGGGGAGGTAAGCTTGGCAATTCCCTCATAGAGAAAATGCCAGCCGATCAGCACCCGCAGAATGACCAGCGCGGTCAACTGCACGGCGGAATACTGCGGCAAGACAGCGTCCTTGTTCAACATAGAGAACCTTTCGTATGGGGGAAAAAAGATTTATTAGACATGATTTACATGATTTACAAGATCGTAAATGATAGAATTTTGACCGATAATTTTTCTGGATCGACTATCAGGCAAGATATTGAGTAGGGAGGGAAAAAGCAAGGATGAACCTTGATTCGTGGGATTTAAGGATTACCGGGATAAAAGATTAAAAAAATCATGGTCATCCTCAAATCAAGTAAATCATGGTTCAGACTATACGAGTAGATGCCGAAACGAGTTTAAAAAGGCGCATAACACAGGCTATTTCAGGAGAATCATCCGCCCAAACGCAACGTTATCCCCCATCTGAAGCCGTGAAAGATATACACCGGAGGAAACCGGCTTCCCGAAATCATCGCGGCCATCCCATATTACGGAATGCGAACTAGCGGAGAGAGAACCGGAAACAAGGGTGCGGACGCGCTGGCCGGCGAGAGAATAGAGCTCAAGGGCGGCGGCGCCGGAGGCAGGGAGGGTGAATGAGAGGATAGTCGAGGAATTGAAAGGGTTTGGGTGATTTGCCAGCGACAGAATATCATATCTGTTTTCTTTTTGTGAAACCCCCGTGCCTGACTCATCATACCGCCAAATTCCATTACGACTGACAAACCATTTCGTGTTGTTTGTGTCCACATATATTTTATAGAGAAAAAAATCATTGAAGAGACTCTTGTTAAAGAACATTTCCGTATCAGTATCAGTTAAGCGAAGAACACCGTTGAACAGAACAGGTTTATGTAAAAAATCATAAACAAGGAGCCAGAATCCGCCTTTCTTATCTGCAGCAGGAGATGACAGGTTTGGCCCATGTAATGAATCAATTTTCGTCCACAATGAATTTTTATAAAGATATGTTCCTTCTTCAAAATAAAGGCTTATACAAAGAGAATTATCGACACCACATTCAACTTCATTAATAGATTTTCCTGCAACCGGAACATCCGACTGATTATGTAATTTCCATGTTATCCCGTCATAACTTGCAAGGTCGCCGCTGTTCGAGGTAGAATCAGTATAACTGATACCAAACCATTTAATATTATTCAGGTCCACGGAAACGGATGTGACAATTGAATTGAAAAAAATACTACCTTTACCATAATAAGCTTTCAAACTCATATCCGGATTGAGTTGAATTACCCCTCCTTGTCCTGCGAACCAAAGAACATTATTTTTATCAAGCGCAATCTGTCTTACAGGATTAATCGGCCGTTGGAAAACCGGTTCTCCCGGAACACTTGAAATAATAATGAAAGGAAATTGTTTCCAGACATCGCCGTCGAAACTCACCACAAGGGGATCTGCGGTATAACTGTAACCTGAAGCAAACCATTTATTATTGTCGTTGTCAACAAGAATGTCAAATACAGACCAACTAGATAATCCTGTAATATTTCTTGAATATGTATACCATTGATCATTTTTCCGGCTCCATACGATACCGTTATCGCATCCGATCCAAATTACGCCATCATGATCAACCGCGATTGATGTAATAATATTTTCAACAGGTTTATCAGATGGATACGGGACAAAATTCCAATCCGCATCGGCGCTGAAAGAAAATCCGATGGACATGATACATATCAGGATATACTTCATGATCGAACCTCCTCATAAAGGCGCTCATTTCGGTTGAGCGCCTTTAAGGTACCGCTTTTTTATTGTCGCTTCTTTTCCCCCGAATTTTTTTAATTTCTTTCCATCATCTTTTTTCACAAGCATCACACGAATCAGTGGTTCAGACAGTCTTTCCCCTTTACCCTGTTACCACCTTCTCCTTTTTCGCATCCCAGAGCAGGGTCTTGCTCTGACGGTAGGATTCTACCCCCATCTTGATGGCGACCATGGTGGCGCAGCCGAGGTCCACATTGCAGTGGAGCTTTCCGCCCTGGCGGATGACATCGATAAAATTGCCTTCCATGTCGCGTCGTCCGCCCTCGGGAGGAACTCTGACCTTGTCGCTGTTGCTGTTAAGCTCCAGGAACTTGTCACGGTAGGTGCGGGTGCAGGCCATATCGATGAAGTTTGTATCCTCGGTGAACTCCATGGTGCCATAGCGGCCGTAGATGCGGGTCGGGTGGGAGTACTCGTTGGTGAGCACACTCTCCAGGTAGACAGTGAATTTGCTCGGATAGTCCACGGTCATCATGAATACATCGGGAACCTGACGGCCGTCGTCGTTGTCGTAGAGGCCTCCGCTGCCGTTCACCCGGTGCGGATATTCGCCGTTCTCCCCTACGATTGAGAGGAGCAGCGGCGCAAGGAAATGGTAGAGAAGGTCGGTCGCCACCCCCCCGTTGTAATCCCAGTAGCCACGGAAATAGAAGAACCGGTTGGGACTCCAGGGGACGCGTGGCGCCAGGCCCCATTTGTGGCCGAGCCACATATCCCAGTCGATGTAATCTTCCCCGGTCTGGTGAGGCCCGACCGGGTCGTCCCGGCGGCTTGAAGTGCCGAAGACATCGGCGCCGCGGTTGTTACGGTTCCAGCTTCCCTGCGCCCAGGTGACCTTGCCGATGCGGCCTGCTTTGATGATTTCCTGGGCGTTCCAGAACTTGTCGAGGGAAGTGCGCTGCGGCCCGACCTGGAGCACTTTCTTGTATTTACGGACTGCGTTGCGCACCGCGATAGCCTGTTCCACCGTGAGGGTCAGGGGTTTTTCACAGTACACGTGCTTTCCGGAATCCATGGCGTCGATGCAGAGTTTGGAATGCCAATGGTCCGGGGTGGCGATGAGCACCGCATCGATATCCTTACGGTCGAGGAGCTTGCGGAAATCCATATAACCCTCGCCCCCGCAGACGTTCTTGGCCTCGCTGAGCCTCTTTTGAAACACATCGCAGACCGCGACAACCTGGATGTTGTCATCCTTGCTGCGTTTTACCAGGCTTCTTAAGTGGCCGCCGCCCTGGCCGCCGACTCCGATGATGCCGAAATTGATACGGTCATTCGCGCCCAGCACCCTTGAGGGGATCAAGCCGCCGAAACTTGCTGCGCTGCCTGCCAGTGCGGCTGTTTTTATGAAACTGCGGCGGGAAAGTTGTTTCTCATACATGGAAATGCCCCCTATTATGGAAAAAGCAAGGACGAAAGATGAAAGCTAAAGATATATTAGACAGGATTTACAAGATTTACAAGATTTACTATTGTTGACAGAATTATATGTACATGGAAAAGCGATAGATTTTGAAACGAATTCAAGATGACACGTGTCATGCGCCGTTTTGAACTTGTTGCCGCTTAGCGGGAACGATAAAACCGTTTCGGCATCTATATTTTATAATCCTGTTAATCTTGTTAATCCTGTCAAATTTTTTCCTTCTTTCTTTGCGAACTTTGCGAGAGAAATTTTTTATTCTGGATTCTGTCTCCTGTCTCCTGAATTCTGGCTTATTTTTTCACCGTAATTCTTTCACCATTTCGCTAAACGCTGAGTAGAGAACCGCGGTGTCCACCCCTACCGCGAGAAGCTGAAGTCCCGCCTGACGCCAGCGCGCCGCCCGCTCCTGATCCTGGCAGTAGGTGCCCACAAATTTTCTCTGCGCACGGGAACGGGAAACAATGTCCTCCATTTTCGCTATGACCGAAGGGTCGTCCACCTGCCCTGGGATTCCCATGGAGGTGGAGAGGTCGTACGGCCCGATGAAGATGCCGTCTATCTCTTTCACCGCCAGGATGGAGTCGAGGTTGCGGACGCCTTCCACGCCCTCGATCTGGCAGATGATGCAGGCATTCTTGTCGGCGATACGGGTGAGCTCCGGCCCGGAATCGGCGCTGTAACATCCGTAACGGGTGTTCGGGGAGTTGCCCCGGAAGCCGCGCGGCGGGAAGAGGGCAGAATGCACGGCGCGTTTTGCTTCATCAAGCGTGGTCACCTGCGGGATGATGATGGCCGCCGGAAGCAGGTCCATGGCCTTCTGGATGGTAATGGGAGAATTGTCGCTCACCCGGATTACCGGGTGGAACCCGCAAAGGTCGCCGGTGCGGACGCAGATATCCATGCTCTCCGGGTTGAACACCCCGTGCTCGCCGTCAACCACGAAAAAATCGAATCCAGCCCGGCGCATGATTTCAACGATAATGGGACTGGGGATGTTGAGGAACGTGCCGATGACATTATCCCCGGCAAGCAGCTTTCTCTTGAAAATGTTCTCGTGCATGAAAAGCTCCCTTGTATATAAAAAATATTCCGGTTTTACAAAAATGTATAATAGCGTATATTTTTGAAAAAGACAGGTCTTTTTTATTTTAATTGGTTTGTGAAAAAAATGGTTTCATTATCACTTAGATTCTGAAACGAGTTCAGGATGACACGTGTCATGCCGAACTTGTTTCGGCATCTATTAATTAAACAACGTTTTTCACAAGCCTTTCATAAGGAGGTTTGAAATGCGCCGGATATTTCGTTTGATTCCCGTTCTTTCCGCCCTTTTCTTTTTGACTGTGTTTTCTAAAGATTTTGCTTACTGCGCGCAGCCAGCCGCCTTTTATGTTTCCCCCTCCGGGAACGATTCCTGGTCGGGAACGAAGGCGGAAATGACCGCATCCGATGGTCCCTTTGCCACCATTTCGCGCGCGAAAGAGGCAGTCTGCGCGCTCAAAGCGCAGGGGAAACCGGGCCCGGTGACCGTGTATCTGCGCGGCGGAGTGTACGAGCTTTCCGGGCCGCTCGTTTTTAAACCGGAGGATTCGGGCGTCCCCGGGGAACCGATCCTGTATACAGCGTATCGGGGTGAAACTCCTATAATCAGCGGAGGAAAGAAAATCATCGGGTTTTCTAAGTCAGAGAACGGTGTCTGGACAGTCACCCTGCCGGAGGTAAAGACCGGGAAATGGTACTTCCGCCAGCTCTTCGTGAACGGGAAGCGATGCATCCGCGCCCGCACCCCGAACGAGGGATTTTTCCAGGCTGACGGCGACATCACCATGGACGACCGTGCGAAATTCAAGTACCGTGCAAACGAAATACGGGCGGAATGGGCGCAACTGAAAGATGTGGAAGTTGTCGCCCTTCAAGCATGGGCTGAGTTCCGCATGCTCATCCGGGAAGTGGACGCATCCTCGAAAACAGTCACTCTTTCGGCGAAGTGCGCCCCATCGAACCGTGAGAAGGATGCCCGCTATTGGATTGAAAACGCCCCCGAGGCGCTCGACGCTCCCGGCGAATTCTTCCTCGACCGAAACACCGGCGTGTTATCCTATATCCCCCGCCACGGCGAGGATATGGCCAGGGCCGAAGCGGTCGCGCCCGTGCTCGATGAGCTTATACGTTTCGATGGCGACCTTTCTGCGCCCAATCTGGTATCCCATATCCGGTTCCGCGGCATTGCGTTCGAATACACCGACTGGACTCTCCCTGTGAACGGGTATGTGGACATGCAGGCAGCCT harbors:
- a CDS encoding DoxX family membrane protein gives rise to the protein MPQYSAVQLTALVILRVLIGWHFLYEGIAKLTSPHWTAASYLLESKWIFSNIFIGMASNPVLLKLVDFMNIWGLIAVGLGLIVGAFTRISSVAGVLLLVLYYVCNPPFIGYTYSMPPEGSYMIVSKNLVEMFALVVLIVFPTGSIIGLDRILARVSEPIKKKFL
- a CDS encoding two-component regulator propeller domain-containing protein; amino-acid sequence: MKYILICIMSIGFSFSADADWNFVPYPSDKPVENIITSIAVDHDGVIWIGCDNGIVWSRKNDQWYTYSRNITGLSSWSVFDILVDNDNNKWFASGYSYTADPLVVSFDGDVWKQFPFIIISSVPGEPVFQRPINPVRQIALDKNNVLWFAGQGGVIQLNPDMSLKAYYGKGSIFFNSIVTSVSVDLNNIKWFGISYTDSTSNSGDLASYDGITWKLHNQSDVPVAGKSINEVECGVDNSLCISLYFEEGTYLYKNSLWTKIDSLHGPNLSSPAADKKGGFWLLVYDFLHKPVLFNGVLRLTDTDTEMFFNKSLFNDFFLYKIYVDTNNTKWFVSRNGIWRYDESGTGVSQKENRYDILSLANHPNPFNSSTILSFTLPASGAAALELYSLAGQRVRTLVSGSLSASSHSVIWDGRDDFGKPVSSGVYLSRLQMGDNVAFGRMILLK
- a CDS encoding Gfo/Idh/MocA family oxidoreductase, with protein sequence MYEKQLSRRSFIKTAALAGSAASFGGLIPSRVLGANDRINFGIIGVGGQGGGHLRSLVKRSKDDNIQVVAVCDVFQKRLSEAKNVCGGEGYMDFRKLLDRKDIDAVLIATPDHWHSKLCIDAMDSGKHVYCEKPLTLTVEQAIAVRNAVRKYKKVLQVGPQRTSLDKFWNAQEIIKAGRIGKVTWAQGSWNRNNRGADVFGTSSRRDDPVGPHQTGEDYIDWDMWLGHKWGLAPRVPWSPNRFFYFRGYWDYNGGVATDLLYHFLAPLLLSIVGENGEYPHRVNGSGGLYDNDDGRQVPDVFMMTVDYPSKFTVYLESVLTNEYSHPTRIYGRYGTMEFTEDTNFIDMACTRTYRDKFLELNSNSDKVRVPPEGGRRDMEGNFIDVIRQGGKLHCNVDLGCATMVAIKMGVESYRQSKTLLWDAKKEKVVTG
- a CDS encoding aldolase/citrate lyase family protein, which encodes MHENIFKRKLLAGDNVIGTFLNIPSPIIVEIMRRAGFDFFVVDGEHGVFNPESMDICVRTGDLCGFHPVIRVSDNSPITIQKAMDLLPAAIIIPQVTTLDEAKRAVHSALFPPRGFRGNSPNTRYGCYSADSGPELTRIADKNACIICQIEGVEGVRNLDSILAVKEIDGIFIGPYDLSTSMGIPGQVDDPSVIAKMEDIVSRSRAQRKFVGTYCQDQERAARWRQAGLQLLAVGVDTAVLYSAFSEMVKELR